One region of Juglans regia cultivar Chandler chromosome 4, Walnut 2.0, whole genome shotgun sequence genomic DNA includes:
- the LOC109020835 gene encoding polygalacturonase-like isoform X2: MMMMISFNNNISCYSSASQVLLEDDRHLLGPCGPDHDHDQSHHGYDSQAYPSYNFMISTILNDEFKEDLIEEITHDVLMSLKRLDHRVDSISSSVRTVINVNDFIGAQGDDHDGTHDDTEAFKKAWEVACSSSSEGVVVLVVPHKKYGLKPIRFSGPCKSDLTMQISGTIEASEDQSDYSQDGRHWLLIERVENLLVEGGGTIDGNGKMWWQNSCKINKTLAITFYQCTNLIVKNLKIQNAQQIHVSFEKCMNVRASYLILTSPEKSPNTDGIHVTRTQNIHISSCVIRTGDDCISIVSGSRKVRATNIACGPGHGISIGSLGSGNSEAHVSEIFVDQAKLSGTTNGVRIKTWQGGSGSASNIKFQNVEMHNVTNPIIIDQNYCDQDQACEEQHSAVQVENVIYENIQGTSASDVAIKFDCSKSFPCRGVLLRNINLEGGGGKIAKALCRNVKLADKGIVSPRCPQEGSLHYCTN; encoded by the exons atgatgatgatgatctctttcaataataatatttcatgttATAGCAGCGCTTCGCAGGTACTACTGGAAGACGATCGTCACCTACTTGGTCCTTGTGgtcctgatcatgatcatgatcaatctCATCATGGGTATGATTCGCAAGCATATCCTTCGTATAACTTCATGATCAGTACCATTTTGAACGACGAGTTTAAGGAGGACTTGATCGAGGAAATAACTCATGATGTCCTCATGAGTTTGAAGAGGCTTGATCATAGAGTGGATAGCATTTCTTCGTCGGTTAGAACAGTAATTAATGTGAACGATTTTATTGGAGCTCAAGGTGATGATCATGATGGTACTCATGACGACACAGAG gCATTTAAGAAGGCTTGGGAGGTAGCGTGCTCATCATCATCTGAAGGAGTTGTTGTTCTGGTGGTGCCTCATAAAAAGTATGGTCTTAAGCCAATCAGATTCTCAGGTCCTTGCAAATCTGATCTTACTATGCAG ATTTCTGGAACCATAGAAGCATCAGAGGATCAATCAGACTACAGCCAAGATGGCAGGCACTGGTTGCTGATTGAGAGAgttgaaaatttattagtcGAAGGTGGTGGAACCATCGATGGCAATGGGAAAATGTGGTGGCAAAACTCatgcaaaatcaataaaactctG GCAATAACCTTCTATCAATGCACAAATTTGATTGTGAAGAACCTGAAGATCCAAAACGCCCAACAAATTCAcgtttcttttgaaaaatgcatGAATGTTCGAGCTTCCTATCTGATTCTAACTTCACCAGAGAAAAGCCCCAACACAGATGGAATTCATGTTACACGTACTCAAAACATCCACATATCAAGCTGTGTTATACGAACag GTGATGATTGTATTTCTATTGTAAGTGGATCCCGAAAGGTGCGAGCCACGAACATAGCCTGTGGACCAGGTCATGGAATCAG TATCGGAAGCTTGGGCTCTGGAAATTCGGAAGCTCATGTATCAGAAATATTCGTGGATCAAGCTAAGCTTTCTGGAACCACAAATGGAGTGAGGATCAAGACATGGCAG GGAGGGTCAGGAAGTGCAAGCAACATCAAATTCCAGAACGTTGAAATGCATAATGTGACTAACCCAATTATAATAGACCAAAACTACTGTGACCAAGACCAAGCATGCGAAGAACAG cacTCAGCTGTTCAAGTAGAAAATGTGATTTATGAGAACATTCAGGGGACAAGCGCTTCTGATGTGGCCATTAAATTCGATTGCAGCAAGAGCTTTCCATGTCGAGGGGTTTTGTTGCGAAATATTAACTTGGAAGGTGGTGGAGGGAAAATAGCAAAAGCTCTCTGCCGTAACGTGAAATTGGCTGACAAAGGAATTGTATCCCCACGGTGCCCTCAAGAAGGCAGCCTgcattattgtacaaattaa
- the LOC109020835 gene encoding polygalacturonase-like isoform X1 — MMMMISFNNNISCYSSASQVLLEDDRHLLGPCGPDHDHDQSHHGYDSQAYPSYNFMISTILNDEFKEDLIEEITHDVLMSLKRLDHRVDSISSSVRTVINVNDFIGAQGDDHDGTHDDTEAFKKAWEVACSSSSEGVVVLVVPHKKYGLKPIRFSGPCKSDLTMQISGTIEASEDQSDYSQDGRHWLLIERVENLLVEGGGTIDGNGKMWWQNSCKINKTLPCKNAPTAITFYQCTNLIVKNLKIQNAQQIHVSFEKCMNVRASYLILTSPEKSPNTDGIHVTRTQNIHISSCVIRTGDDCISIVSGSRKVRATNIACGPGHGISIGSLGSGNSEAHVSEIFVDQAKLSGTTNGVRIKTWQGGSGSASNIKFQNVEMHNVTNPIIIDQNYCDQDQACEEQHSAVQVENVIYENIQGTSASDVAIKFDCSKSFPCRGVLLRNINLEGGGGKIAKALCRNVKLADKGIVSPRCPQEGSLHYCTN; from the exons atgatgatgatgatctctttcaataataatatttcatgttATAGCAGCGCTTCGCAGGTACTACTGGAAGACGATCGTCACCTACTTGGTCCTTGTGgtcctgatcatgatcatgatcaatctCATCATGGGTATGATTCGCAAGCATATCCTTCGTATAACTTCATGATCAGTACCATTTTGAACGACGAGTTTAAGGAGGACTTGATCGAGGAAATAACTCATGATGTCCTCATGAGTTTGAAGAGGCTTGATCATAGAGTGGATAGCATTTCTTCGTCGGTTAGAACAGTAATTAATGTGAACGATTTTATTGGAGCTCAAGGTGATGATCATGATGGTACTCATGACGACACAGAG gCATTTAAGAAGGCTTGGGAGGTAGCGTGCTCATCATCATCTGAAGGAGTTGTTGTTCTGGTGGTGCCTCATAAAAAGTATGGTCTTAAGCCAATCAGATTCTCAGGTCCTTGCAAATCTGATCTTACTATGCAG ATTTCTGGAACCATAGAAGCATCAGAGGATCAATCAGACTACAGCCAAGATGGCAGGCACTGGTTGCTGATTGAGAGAgttgaaaatttattagtcGAAGGTGGTGGAACCATCGATGGCAATGGGAAAATGTGGTGGCAAAACTCatgcaaaatcaataaaactctG CCTTGCAAGAATGCACCGACG GCAATAACCTTCTATCAATGCACAAATTTGATTGTGAAGAACCTGAAGATCCAAAACGCCCAACAAATTCAcgtttcttttgaaaaatgcatGAATGTTCGAGCTTCCTATCTGATTCTAACTTCACCAGAGAAAAGCCCCAACACAGATGGAATTCATGTTACACGTACTCAAAACATCCACATATCAAGCTGTGTTATACGAACag GTGATGATTGTATTTCTATTGTAAGTGGATCCCGAAAGGTGCGAGCCACGAACATAGCCTGTGGACCAGGTCATGGAATCAG TATCGGAAGCTTGGGCTCTGGAAATTCGGAAGCTCATGTATCAGAAATATTCGTGGATCAAGCTAAGCTTTCTGGAACCACAAATGGAGTGAGGATCAAGACATGGCAG GGAGGGTCAGGAAGTGCAAGCAACATCAAATTCCAGAACGTTGAAATGCATAATGTGACTAACCCAATTATAATAGACCAAAACTACTGTGACCAAGACCAAGCATGCGAAGAACAG cacTCAGCTGTTCAAGTAGAAAATGTGATTTATGAGAACATTCAGGGGACAAGCGCTTCTGATGTGGCCATTAAATTCGATTGCAGCAAGAGCTTTCCATGTCGAGGGGTTTTGTTGCGAAATATTAACTTGGAAGGTGGTGGAGGGAAAATAGCAAAAGCTCTCTGCCGTAACGTGAAATTGGCTGACAAAGGAATTGTATCCCCACGGTGCCCTCAAGAAGGCAGCCTgcattattgtacaaattaa
- the LOC109020835 gene encoding polygalacturonase-like isoform X3 produces the protein MMMMISFNNNISCYSSASQVLLEDDRHLLGPCGPDHDHDQSHHGYDSQAYPSYNFMISTILNDEFKEDLIEEITHDVLMSLKRLDHRVDSISSSVRTVINVNDFIGAQGDDHDGTHDDTEAFKKAWEVACSSSSEGVVVLVVPHKKYGLKPIRFSGPCKSDLTMQISGTIEASEDQSDYSQDGRHWLLIERVENLLVEGGGTIDGNGKMWWQNSCKINKTLPCKNAPTNLKIQNAQQIHVSFEKCMNVRASYLILTSPEKSPNTDGIHVTRTQNIHISSCVIRTGDDCISIVSGSRKVRATNIACGPGHGISIGSLGSGNSEAHVSEIFVDQAKLSGTTNGVRIKTWQGGSGSASNIKFQNVEMHNVTNPIIIDQNYCDQDQACEEQHSAVQVENVIYENIQGTSASDVAIKFDCSKSFPCRGVLLRNINLEGGGGKIAKALCRNVKLADKGIVSPRCPQEGSLHYCTN, from the exons atgatgatgatgatctctttcaataataatatttcatgttATAGCAGCGCTTCGCAGGTACTACTGGAAGACGATCGTCACCTACTTGGTCCTTGTGgtcctgatcatgatcatgatcaatctCATCATGGGTATGATTCGCAAGCATATCCTTCGTATAACTTCATGATCAGTACCATTTTGAACGACGAGTTTAAGGAGGACTTGATCGAGGAAATAACTCATGATGTCCTCATGAGTTTGAAGAGGCTTGATCATAGAGTGGATAGCATTTCTTCGTCGGTTAGAACAGTAATTAATGTGAACGATTTTATTGGAGCTCAAGGTGATGATCATGATGGTACTCATGACGACACAGAG gCATTTAAGAAGGCTTGGGAGGTAGCGTGCTCATCATCATCTGAAGGAGTTGTTGTTCTGGTGGTGCCTCATAAAAAGTATGGTCTTAAGCCAATCAGATTCTCAGGTCCTTGCAAATCTGATCTTACTATGCAG ATTTCTGGAACCATAGAAGCATCAGAGGATCAATCAGACTACAGCCAAGATGGCAGGCACTGGTTGCTGATTGAGAGAgttgaaaatttattagtcGAAGGTGGTGGAACCATCGATGGCAATGGGAAAATGTGGTGGCAAAACTCatgcaaaatcaataaaactctG CCTTGCAAGAATGCACCGACG AACCTGAAGATCCAAAACGCCCAACAAATTCAcgtttcttttgaaaaatgcatGAATGTTCGAGCTTCCTATCTGATTCTAACTTCACCAGAGAAAAGCCCCAACACAGATGGAATTCATGTTACACGTACTCAAAACATCCACATATCAAGCTGTGTTATACGAACag GTGATGATTGTATTTCTATTGTAAGTGGATCCCGAAAGGTGCGAGCCACGAACATAGCCTGTGGACCAGGTCATGGAATCAG TATCGGAAGCTTGGGCTCTGGAAATTCGGAAGCTCATGTATCAGAAATATTCGTGGATCAAGCTAAGCTTTCTGGAACCACAAATGGAGTGAGGATCAAGACATGGCAG GGAGGGTCAGGAAGTGCAAGCAACATCAAATTCCAGAACGTTGAAATGCATAATGTGACTAACCCAATTATAATAGACCAAAACTACTGTGACCAAGACCAAGCATGCGAAGAACAG cacTCAGCTGTTCAAGTAGAAAATGTGATTTATGAGAACATTCAGGGGACAAGCGCTTCTGATGTGGCCATTAAATTCGATTGCAGCAAGAGCTTTCCATGTCGAGGGGTTTTGTTGCGAAATATTAACTTGGAAGGTGGTGGAGGGAAAATAGCAAAAGCTCTCTGCCGTAACGTGAAATTGGCTGACAAAGGAATTGTATCCCCACGGTGCCCTCAAGAAGGCAGCCTgcattattgtacaaattaa
- the LOC109020835 gene encoding polygalacturonase-like isoform X5 — translation MMMMISFNNNISCYSSASQVLLEDDRHLLGPCGPDHDHDQSHHGYDSQAYPSYNFMISTILNDEFKEDLIEEITHDVLMSLKRLDHRVDSISSSVRTVINVNDFIGAQGDDHDGTHDDTEAFKKAWEVACSSSSEGVVVLVVPHKKYGLKPIRFSGPCKSDLTMQISGTIEASEDQSDYSQDGRHWLLIERVENLLVEGGGTIDGNGKMWWQNSCKINKTLPCKNAPTAITFYQCTNLIVKNLKIQNAQQIHVSFEKCMNVRASYLILTSPEKSPNTDGIHVTRTQNIHISSCVIRTGDDCISIVSGSRKVRATNIACGPGHGISIGSLGSGNSEAHVSEIFVDQAKLSGTTNGVRIKTWQGGSGSASNIKFQNVEMHNVTNPIIIDQNYCDQDQACEEQQELSMSRGFVAKY, via the exons atgatgatgatgatctctttcaataataatatttcatgttATAGCAGCGCTTCGCAGGTACTACTGGAAGACGATCGTCACCTACTTGGTCCTTGTGgtcctgatcatgatcatgatcaatctCATCATGGGTATGATTCGCAAGCATATCCTTCGTATAACTTCATGATCAGTACCATTTTGAACGACGAGTTTAAGGAGGACTTGATCGAGGAAATAACTCATGATGTCCTCATGAGTTTGAAGAGGCTTGATCATAGAGTGGATAGCATTTCTTCGTCGGTTAGAACAGTAATTAATGTGAACGATTTTATTGGAGCTCAAGGTGATGATCATGATGGTACTCATGACGACACAGAG gCATTTAAGAAGGCTTGGGAGGTAGCGTGCTCATCATCATCTGAAGGAGTTGTTGTTCTGGTGGTGCCTCATAAAAAGTATGGTCTTAAGCCAATCAGATTCTCAGGTCCTTGCAAATCTGATCTTACTATGCAG ATTTCTGGAACCATAGAAGCATCAGAGGATCAATCAGACTACAGCCAAGATGGCAGGCACTGGTTGCTGATTGAGAGAgttgaaaatttattagtcGAAGGTGGTGGAACCATCGATGGCAATGGGAAAATGTGGTGGCAAAACTCatgcaaaatcaataaaactctG CCTTGCAAGAATGCACCGACG GCAATAACCTTCTATCAATGCACAAATTTGATTGTGAAGAACCTGAAGATCCAAAACGCCCAACAAATTCAcgtttcttttgaaaaatgcatGAATGTTCGAGCTTCCTATCTGATTCTAACTTCACCAGAGAAAAGCCCCAACACAGATGGAATTCATGTTACACGTACTCAAAACATCCACATATCAAGCTGTGTTATACGAACag GTGATGATTGTATTTCTATTGTAAGTGGATCCCGAAAGGTGCGAGCCACGAACATAGCCTGTGGACCAGGTCATGGAATCAG TATCGGAAGCTTGGGCTCTGGAAATTCGGAAGCTCATGTATCAGAAATATTCGTGGATCAAGCTAAGCTTTCTGGAACCACAAATGGAGTGAGGATCAAGACATGGCAG GGAGGGTCAGGAAGTGCAAGCAACATCAAATTCCAGAACGTTGAAATGCATAATGTGACTAACCCAATTATAATAGACCAAAACTACTGTGACCAAGACCAAGCATGCGAAGAACAG CAAGAGCTTTCCATGTCGAGGGGTTTTGTTGCGAAATATTAA
- the LOC109020835 gene encoding polygalacturonase-like isoform X4, giving the protein MMMMISFNNNISCYSSASQVLLEDDRHLLGPCGPDHDHDQSHHGYDSQAYPSYNFMISTILNDEFKEDLIEEITHDVLMSLKRLDHRVDSISSSVRTVINVNDFIGAQGDDHDGTHDDTEAFKKAWEVACSSSSEGVVVLVVPHKKYGLKPIRFSGPCKSDLTMQISGTIEASEDQSDYSQDGRHWLLIERVENLLVEGGGTIDGNGKMWWQNSCKINKTLPCKNAPTAITFYQCTNLIVKNLKIQNAQQIHVSFEKCMNVRASYLILTSPEKSPNTDGIHVTRTQNIHISSCVIRTGDDCISIVSGSRKVRATNIACGPGHGISIGSLGSGNSEAHVSEIFVDQAKLSGTTNGVRIKTWQGGSGSASNIKFQNVEMHNVTNPIIIDQNYCDQDQACEEQGTSASDVAIKFDCSKSFPCRGVLLRNINLEGGGGKIAKALCRNVKLADKGIVSPRCPQEGSLHYCTN; this is encoded by the exons atgatgatgatgatctctttcaataataatatttcatgttATAGCAGCGCTTCGCAGGTACTACTGGAAGACGATCGTCACCTACTTGGTCCTTGTGgtcctgatcatgatcatgatcaatctCATCATGGGTATGATTCGCAAGCATATCCTTCGTATAACTTCATGATCAGTACCATTTTGAACGACGAGTTTAAGGAGGACTTGATCGAGGAAATAACTCATGATGTCCTCATGAGTTTGAAGAGGCTTGATCATAGAGTGGATAGCATTTCTTCGTCGGTTAGAACAGTAATTAATGTGAACGATTTTATTGGAGCTCAAGGTGATGATCATGATGGTACTCATGACGACACAGAG gCATTTAAGAAGGCTTGGGAGGTAGCGTGCTCATCATCATCTGAAGGAGTTGTTGTTCTGGTGGTGCCTCATAAAAAGTATGGTCTTAAGCCAATCAGATTCTCAGGTCCTTGCAAATCTGATCTTACTATGCAG ATTTCTGGAACCATAGAAGCATCAGAGGATCAATCAGACTACAGCCAAGATGGCAGGCACTGGTTGCTGATTGAGAGAgttgaaaatttattagtcGAAGGTGGTGGAACCATCGATGGCAATGGGAAAATGTGGTGGCAAAACTCatgcaaaatcaataaaactctG CCTTGCAAGAATGCACCGACG GCAATAACCTTCTATCAATGCACAAATTTGATTGTGAAGAACCTGAAGATCCAAAACGCCCAACAAATTCAcgtttcttttgaaaaatgcatGAATGTTCGAGCTTCCTATCTGATTCTAACTTCACCAGAGAAAAGCCCCAACACAGATGGAATTCATGTTACACGTACTCAAAACATCCACATATCAAGCTGTGTTATACGAACag GTGATGATTGTATTTCTATTGTAAGTGGATCCCGAAAGGTGCGAGCCACGAACATAGCCTGTGGACCAGGTCATGGAATCAG TATCGGAAGCTTGGGCTCTGGAAATTCGGAAGCTCATGTATCAGAAATATTCGTGGATCAAGCTAAGCTTTCTGGAACCACAAATGGAGTGAGGATCAAGACATGGCAG GGAGGGTCAGGAAGTGCAAGCAACATCAAATTCCAGAACGTTGAAATGCATAATGTGACTAACCCAATTATAATAGACCAAAACTACTGTGACCAAGACCAAGCATGCGAAGAACAG GGGACAAGCGCTTCTGATGTGGCCATTAAATTCGATTGCAGCAAGAGCTTTCCATGTCGAGGGGTTTTGTTGCGAAATATTAACTTGGAAGGTGGTGGAGGGAAAATAGCAAAAGCTCTCTGCCGTAACGTGAAATTGGCTGACAAAGGAATTGTATCCCCACGGTGCCCTCAAGAAGGCAGCCTgcattattgtacaaattaa